One Phragmites australis chromosome 23, lpPhrAust1.1, whole genome shotgun sequence DNA window includes the following coding sequences:
- the LOC133906230 gene encoding bifunctional 3-dehydroquinate dehydratase/shikimate dehydrogenase, chloroplastic-like isoform X1, protein MPSCTHARIPPAASPEETQQRFEIRHQPKAQANPLRFPPTTAATPGSPMATAMSVSGVAPGAAAVARPRTLVCVPATARAPREMAAELAAAAALGADVAELRLDRLARFAPRRDLPVLLAEPRQLPALVTYRPKWEGGEYEGDDEPRFEALMLAMELGAEYVDIELKVADKFMKLVSGKKPENCKLIVSSHNFENTPSTEVLGNLVAQIQATGADIVKIVTTATEIVDVARMFQILVHCQEKKVPIIGLVMNDRGFISRILCPKYGGYLTFGSLEKGKESTPAQPTAADLINLYNIRQIGPNTKVFGIIGKPVGHSKSPILHNEAFRSVGFNAVYVPFLVDDLAKFLSAYSSPDFAGFSCTIPHKEAAVRCCDEVDPIARDIGAVNTIVRRPDGKLVGYNTDYVGAISAIEDGIRASAASQPTDLTTSPLAGRLFVVIGAGGAGKALAYGAKEKGARVVIANRTFARAQELANLIGGPALTLVDLENYHPEEGMILANTTAIGMHPNVNETPLSKQALKSYAVVFDAVYTPKETRLLREAAECGATVVSGLEMFIRQAMGQFEHFMGMPVNDDKFRGIANSLDNPTLTS, encoded by the exons ATGCCTTCCTGCACCCACGCCAGAATTCCACCGGCCGCCAGCCCAGAGGAAACGCAGCAGCGCTTCGAGATACGCCACCAACCAAAGGCGCAGGCAAACCCCCTTCGGTTCCCACCAACCACCGCGGCGACGCCGGGCTccccgatggcgacggcgatgTCAGTGTCGGGAGTGGCCCCGGGGGCCGCGGCCGTCGCGCGGCCGCGGACGCTCGTCTGCGTGCCGGCGACGGCGCGGGCGCCCCgggagatggcggcggagctggccgccgccgccgcgctcggcgCCGACGTGGCCGAGCTCCGGCTCGACCGCCTCGCACGGTTCGCGCCGCGACGGGACCTGCCCGTCCTCCTCGCCGAGCCCCGCCAGCTCCCCGCCCTCGTCACCTACAG GCCGAAGTGGGAAGGAGGTGAGTATGAAGGCGATGATGAACCGCGGTTCGAGGCGCTCATGTTGGCAATGGAGCTGGGAGCTGAGTACGTTGATATTGAGCTCAAG GTTGCCGATAAATTTATGAAACTTGTCTCTGGGAAGAAACCTGAAAATTGTAAGCTCATCGTTTCATCTCATAACTTTGAGAACACTCCATCGACAGAGGTGCTTGGAAATTTAGTGGCTCAAATACAAGCAACAGGGGCGGACATAGTGAAAATTGTAACAACTGCTACTGAAATTGTTGATGTGGCAAGAATGTTTCAAATACTTGTACATTGCCAG GAAAAGAAGGTGCCGATCATTGGGCTGGTAATGAATGACAGAGGTTTTATTTCTCGGATTCTTTGCCCAAAATATGGCGGGTACCTTACTTTTGGGTCtctagaaaaaggaaaagaatccACACCTGCACAGCCAACAGCTGCAGACTTGATAAATCTGTACAATATTAGGCAGATAGGCCCAAATACCAAGGTCTTTGGTATTATTGGAAAGCCAGTTGGGCACAGTAAAAGCCCAATTTTGCATAATGAAGCTTTCAGATCAGTTGGTTTCAATGCTGTGTATGTGCCGTTTTTGGTGGATGACTTGGCTAAATTTCTTAGTGCCTACTCGTCACCAGACTTCGCTGGTTTCAG TTGCACAATTCCCCATAAGGAAGCTGCAGTTAGGTGCTGTGATGAAGTCGACCCTATTGCCAGG GACATTGGAGCTGTTAATACAATTGTTAGAAGGCCTGATGGAAAACTTGTAGGCTACAATACTGACTATGTTGGTGCTATTTCTGCTATTGAGGATGGAATAAGAG CATCGGCTGCATCGCAACCAACAGATCTGACCACTTCTCCACTGGCTGGAAGGCTTTTCGTTGTTATTGGGGCTGGTGGCGCAGGGAAAGCACTAGCATATGGTGCAAAAGAAAAGGGAGCAAGAGTTGTAATTGCAAACCGTACTTTTG CGCGTGCTCAAGAACTTGCCAACTTGATTGGCGGGCCTGCTTTGACTCTGGTGGATTTGGAAAACTACCATCCGGAGGAAGGGATGATTCTTGCAAATACAACAGCCATTGGAATGCATCCAAATGTCAATGAAACTCCTTTATCTAAG CAAGCACTTAAATCCTATGCTGTTGTCTTTGATGCGGTCTACACACCAAAAGAGACCAGACTACTCCGAGAAGCTGCAGAATGTGGAGCTACAGTTGTTAGCGGTCTGGAGATGTTTATAAGACAAGCAATGGGTCAATTTGAGCATTTCATGGGCATGCCAG TAAATGACGATAAATTTCGAGGAATTGCAAATTCGTTGGACAACCCAACCCTAACATCATGA
- the LOC133906230 gene encoding bifunctional 3-dehydroquinate dehydratase/shikimate dehydrogenase, chloroplastic-like isoform X2, with protein sequence MPSCTHARIPPAASPEETQQRFEIRHQPKAQANPLRFPPTTAATPGSPMATAMSVSGVAPGAAAVARPRTLVCVPATARAPREMAAELAAAAALGADVAELRLDRLARFAPRRDLPVLLAEPRQLPALVTYRPKWEGGEYEGDDEPRFEALMLAMELGAEYVDIELKVADKFMKLVSGKKPENCKLIVSSHNFENTPSTEVLGNLVAQIQATGADIVKIVTTATEIVDVARMFQILVHCQEKKVPIIGLVMNDRGFISRILCPKYGGYLTFGSLEKGKESTPAQPTAADLINLYNIRQIGPNTKVFGIIGKPVGHSKSPILHNEAFRSVGFNAVYVPFLVDDLAKFLSAYSSPDFAGFSCTIPHKEAAVRCCDEVDPIARDIGAVNTIVRRPDGKLVGYNTDYVGAISAIEDGIRASAASQPTDLTTSPLAGRLFVVIGAGGAGKALAYGAKEKGARVVIANRTFARAQELANLIGGPALTLVDLENYHPEEGMILANTTAIGMHPNVNETPLSKQALKSYAVVFDAVYTPKETRLLREAAECGATVVSGLEMFIRQAMGQFEHFMGMPAPDRLMRDIVLTKT encoded by the exons ATGCCTTCCTGCACCCACGCCAGAATTCCACCGGCCGCCAGCCCAGAGGAAACGCAGCAGCGCTTCGAGATACGCCACCAACCAAAGGCGCAGGCAAACCCCCTTCGGTTCCCACCAACCACCGCGGCGACGCCGGGCTccccgatggcgacggcgatgTCAGTGTCGGGAGTGGCCCCGGGGGCCGCGGCCGTCGCGCGGCCGCGGACGCTCGTCTGCGTGCCGGCGACGGCGCGGGCGCCCCgggagatggcggcggagctggccgccgccgccgcgctcggcgCCGACGTGGCCGAGCTCCGGCTCGACCGCCTCGCACGGTTCGCGCCGCGACGGGACCTGCCCGTCCTCCTCGCCGAGCCCCGCCAGCTCCCCGCCCTCGTCACCTACAG GCCGAAGTGGGAAGGAGGTGAGTATGAAGGCGATGATGAACCGCGGTTCGAGGCGCTCATGTTGGCAATGGAGCTGGGAGCTGAGTACGTTGATATTGAGCTCAAG GTTGCCGATAAATTTATGAAACTTGTCTCTGGGAAGAAACCTGAAAATTGTAAGCTCATCGTTTCATCTCATAACTTTGAGAACACTCCATCGACAGAGGTGCTTGGAAATTTAGTGGCTCAAATACAAGCAACAGGGGCGGACATAGTGAAAATTGTAACAACTGCTACTGAAATTGTTGATGTGGCAAGAATGTTTCAAATACTTGTACATTGCCAG GAAAAGAAGGTGCCGATCATTGGGCTGGTAATGAATGACAGAGGTTTTATTTCTCGGATTCTTTGCCCAAAATATGGCGGGTACCTTACTTTTGGGTCtctagaaaaaggaaaagaatccACACCTGCACAGCCAACAGCTGCAGACTTGATAAATCTGTACAATATTAGGCAGATAGGCCCAAATACCAAGGTCTTTGGTATTATTGGAAAGCCAGTTGGGCACAGTAAAAGCCCAATTTTGCATAATGAAGCTTTCAGATCAGTTGGTTTCAATGCTGTGTATGTGCCGTTTTTGGTGGATGACTTGGCTAAATTTCTTAGTGCCTACTCGTCACCAGACTTCGCTGGTTTCAG TTGCACAATTCCCCATAAGGAAGCTGCAGTTAGGTGCTGTGATGAAGTCGACCCTATTGCCAGG GACATTGGAGCTGTTAATACAATTGTTAGAAGGCCTGATGGAAAACTTGTAGGCTACAATACTGACTATGTTGGTGCTATTTCTGCTATTGAGGATGGAATAAGAG CATCGGCTGCATCGCAACCAACAGATCTGACCACTTCTCCACTGGCTGGAAGGCTTTTCGTTGTTATTGGGGCTGGTGGCGCAGGGAAAGCACTAGCATATGGTGCAAAAGAAAAGGGAGCAAGAGTTGTAATTGCAAACCGTACTTTTG CGCGTGCTCAAGAACTTGCCAACTTGATTGGCGGGCCTGCTTTGACTCTGGTGGATTTGGAAAACTACCATCCGGAGGAAGGGATGATTCTTGCAAATACAACAGCCATTGGAATGCATCCAAATGTCAATGAAACTCCTTTATCTAAG CAAGCACTTAAATCCTATGCTGTTGTCTTTGATGCGGTCTACACACCAAAAGAGACCAGACTACTCCGAGAAGCTGCAGAATGTGGAGCTACAGTTGTTAGCGGTCTGGAGATGTTTATAAGACAAGCAATGGGTCAATTTGAGCATTTCATGGGCATGCCAG CTCCAGATAGGTTGATGCGTGATATTGTTCTGACAAAGACATAG
- the LOC133906131 gene encoding uncharacterized protein LOC133906131, translated as MSSSTSFAAPLPLLHGRLPSPLSSKLQPFLTSPSNPPRFPVSASVLASSPTPLRAAVAPGGERDNRVQELRVPGSWLTPAGAAQESEWLRETLHKWLDDEYCPEPANVDISSTAARSYHESLTAGQSDLGEILLKMAGDLEKLSYRESFHGPFSAANAAVRLITERMELSPEDGL; from the exons atgtcaTCCTCTACCTCCTTCGCCGCCCCTCTTCCCCTCCTCCATGGCCGCCTCCCTTCTCCCCTTTCCTCAAAGCTGCAACCTTTCCTCACTTCCCCCAGCAACCCTCCCCGATTCCCGGTCTCCGCCTCCGTCCtagcctcctccccgacgcctcTCCGCGCCGCCGTTGCTCCCGGCGGCGAGCGGGACAACCGCGTGCAGGAGCTGAGGGTGCCCGGTTCTTGGCTGACGCCTGCAGGTGCAGCCCAG GAATCTGAATGGCTGAGGGAGACACTGCACAAGTGGCTCGACGACGAGTACTGCCCGGAGCCGGCCAACGTGGACATCAGCAGCACCGCTGCACGGTCGTACCACGAGTCTCTGACGGCGGGGCAGTCTGACCTGGGAGAGATCTTGCTGAAGATGGCCGGTGACCTTGAGAAGCTGTCCTACCGAGAGAGCTTCCATGGCCCCTTCTCGGCTGCCAATGCTGCGGTACGTCTGATCACGGAGAGGATGGAGTTGTCACCTGAAGATGGTCTGTGA
- the LOC133906132 gene encoding acyl carrier protein 1, chloroplastic-like, with amino-acid sequence MAHSLAAASASFSPLAARRRPSSKVTNVILSRSSVSFQSQGMNFVSIRSRPSPLRFNICCSAKKETVDKVCMIVKTQLALPDGTAVTGESKFSELGADSLDTVEIVMSLEEEFNITVDETSAQDIATVQDAANLIEKLVVEKTA; translated from the exons ATGGCTcactccctcgccgccgcttccgcctCCTTCTCGCCGCTCGCCGCCCGGCGGCGGCCATCCAGCAAG GTGACAAATGTAATTTTGAGTCGGAGCTCGGTTTCCTTCCAAAGCCAGGGGATGAACTTTGTGTCCATCCGTTCAAGGCCAAGTCCTCTTCGGTTTAACATTTGCTGTTCG GCTAAGAAAGAGACAGTTGACAAGGTTTGTATGATAGTGAAAACGCAACTGGCTCTTCCTGATGGGACTGCTGTCACAGGGGAATCGAAATTCTCTGAACTTGGTGCTGATTCACTGGATACA GTCGAGATTGTGATGAGCCTTGAGGAAGAATTCAACATCACTGTCGATGAGACGAGTGCACAGGACATTGCAACCGTGCAGGATGCAGCAAACCTTATTGAGAAGCTTGTGGTGGAGAAGACTGCATAA
- the LOC133906285 gene encoding protein RTF1 homolog, with protein sequence MSDLDDLLLQAAGRTGKNQSRSSNPRWQQQQRGRRGSSYSGGSGSDDDDSSDAAPTYSRKKQPTSGSQVPLKKRHQPEKGKRGGGWRDDDDDDDDDDDGRRSGDDSDSAPSVGSDLYKDEDDKEQLEKMSELDREMILAERSTRIDDYRLKQLARASSSSKTEKASARKDSSPPPPPSRVRSSTRTDRGSATKIALDELRAKRMSKQDPEAYRNRFKDLLSQSGSPTRRRAGSPPSDGSNDGDNRGRMNDHGRIADDGRDDEFDESPSRLDPLKFDDVKSITLRRSKLVKWFMEPFFEELISGCFVRLGIGKTKSGIPKYRLCIVRNVDASDPDRQYKLESYTTCKYLNVVWDSEANAARWQMTQVSDSPPQEEEFKEWLQEAEKNGVRIPTRQEVLEKKEAIQKAYTFVYSAATVQQMLQEKKSAVRRPINVAAEKDRLRNELEMALSRRDEAAAGRIRAKLNQLQKMSQPMSNNVKAAKLEAMNKKNRADNFKNASELKPVNTSLKAGEAGYDPFSRRWTRSRNYYAAKPAGDNTEEVTNGSAGNNSVAGNENVKNKAQAGTAATTAAQVAAADAGKLVDTNAPVDLGTESNAMHTFELPISLSVLDEYGGPKGLFDGYMARKQKIEATMGYKVPDNDGRRHALTLSVSDYKRRRGLL encoded by the coding sequence ATGTCGGACCTGGATGATCTGCTCCTGCAGGCCGCTGGGCGGACGGGGAAGAACCAGTCCCGGTCGAGCAACCCgcggtggcagcagcagcagaggggGCGGCGGGGTTCGTCGTACTCCGGTGGGAGCGgctccgacgacgacgactccTCGGACGCCGCGCCGACCTACTCGCGGAAGAAGCAGCCGACGTCGGGGTCGCAGGTGCCGCTCAAGAAGCGGCACCAGCCGGAGAAGGGCAAGCGGGGCGGCGGGTGGcgggatgatgatgatgacgacgacgacgacgacgatgggAGGCGGAGCGGCGACGACTCCGACAGTGCGCCGTCGGTCGGGAGTGACCTTTACAAGGACGAGGACGACAAGGAGCAGCTGGAGAAGATGTCGGAGCTAGACAGGGAGATGATTCTGGCCGAGCGGAGCACCCGCATCGACGACTACAGGCTGAAGCAGCTCGCGAGGGCATCGTCGTCGTCCAAGACGGAGAAGGCTTCGGCCCGGAAGGACAGCagcccgcccccgccgccgagCCGGGTGCGGTCGTCGACCAGGACGGACAGAGGTTCTGCCACAAAGATTGCACTGGATGAGCTGAGGGCCAAGCGGATGAGCAAGCAGGATCCGGAGGCGTACCGCAACAGGTTCAAGGATCTGCTCTCGCAGAGCGGCTCACCAACTAGGCGCAGGGCTGGAAGCCCCCCGAGTGATGGGAGCAACGATGGCGATAATAGGGGGAGGATGAATGACCATGGGAGGATTGCTGATGATGGCAGGGACGATGAGTTCGATGAGTCGCCGAGTAGGCTTGACCCTCTCAAGTTTGATGATGTGAAGAGTATAACCCTTAGGAGGTCAAAGCTGGTGAAGTGGTTCATGGAGCCATTCTTTGAAGAGCTCATATCTGGGTGCTTCGTGCGGCTTGGCATTGGCAAGACAAAGTCAGGGATCCCGAAATACAGGCTGTGCATAGTGAGGAACGTGGATGCAAGCGATCCTGATCGGCAGTACAAGCTAGAGAGCTACACAACGTGCAAATATCTCAATGTTGTGTGGGATAGTGAGGCTAATGCTGCTCGGTGGCAGATGACTCAGGTATCAGACTCCCCACCCCAAGAAGAAGAGTTCAAGGAGTGGCTGCAAGAAGCTGAGAAGAATGGTGTGCGTATACCAACCCGGCAGGAAGTATTGGAGAAGAAAGAAGCCATTCAGAAGGCCTACACCTTTGTGTATTCAGCGGCTACCGTGCAGCAGATGCTGCAAGAGAAGAAATCAGCTGTCAGACGTCCTATCAATGTTGCTGCTGAGAAGGATCGGTTGAGGAATGAGTTGGAGATGGCCCTCAGCCGGAGGGATGAAGCTGCAGCAGGAAGGATCCGTGCGAAGCTGAATCAGCTGCAGAAGATGTCGCAGCCAATGTCAAACAATGTGAAGGCTGCCAAGTTGGAGGCAATGAACAAGAAGAATCGTGCTGACAACTTCAAAAATGCATCGGAACTGAAACCTGTTAATACAAGTCTGAAGGCTGGAGAGGCTGGTTATGACCCTTTCTCAAGGAGGTGGACAAGATCAAGAAATTATTATGCTGCAAAGCCAGCAGGAGATAACACAGAAGAAGTCACCAACGGGTCTGCTGGTAATAATTCAGTGGCCGGCAACGAAAATGTGAAGAACAAGGCACAAGCTGGTACAGCAGCCACAACAGCAGCTCAAGTTGCAGCAGCTGATGCTGGGAAGCTAGTCGATACCAATGCACCTGTAGATCTGGGAACAGAATCGAATGCGATGCATACATTTGAACTCCCTATATCATTGTCTGTTCTCGATGAATATGGTGGACCCAAGGGTCTGTTTGATGGCTACATGGCGAGGAAGCAGAAGATAGAAGCAACAATGGGGTACAAGGTTCCTGACAATGATGGAAGGAGGCATGCTTTGACCCTGTCCGTGAGCGACTACAAAAGGCGACGGGGTCTCCTTTGA
- the LOC133906643 gene encoding uncharacterized protein LOC133906643, whose protein sequence is MAAAAGRGPRRSRVAFVLVDGIGDVTVPSLGGRTPLEAAAAPRLDAVAAAGVVGLMDPVEPGLACGSDTAHLSLLGYDPRVYYRGRGAFESMGAGLAMAPGDIAFKSNFATLDESSGVIVSRRADRHFEEEGPILCAALDGMKLPSFPEYEVRVRYATEHRCGVVVKGPRLSGNISGTDPLKDSRLHLKAEPLDDSEEAKNTAAVVNELSKEITRILVCHPINAKRAAEGKNIANVVLLRGCGIRIEVPAFETKHGLAPCMVAPTKIIAGLGLSLGIDILEAPGAAGDYRTLLTSKAKAIAKALSAPMGTPPRVFVPGEEEYKAGRQNGYDFGFLHIKAIDDAGHDKAVKLKMRGLEAVDRAIGQLARLLWEAEKAGHYQYFLCVTGDHSTPVEYGDHSFEPVPFAICRLRDYVGTIGEDDVMNTPLDDFPLPSIKSGEDLAENIELTERKSYQLKAFSGDSVCEFNEIAAARGCLGRFPGSEMMCVIKKFIKAKND, encoded by the exons atggcggcggcagcggggagggggccgaggaggagccgtgTGGCGTTCGTGCTGGTGGACGGGATCGGGGACGTGACCGTGCCGTCGCTGGGCGGGCGCACGCCGCTGGAGGCGGCTGCGGCGCCGCGGCTGGACGCGGTGGCGGCTGCCGGGGTGGTGGGGCTCATGGACCCCGTGGAGCCAGGGCTCGCCTGCGGCAGCGACACCGCGCATCTCTCCCTCCTCGGGTACGACCCGCGTGTGTACTACCGCGGGCGCGGCGCGTTCGAGTCCATGGGCGCTGGGCTGGCCATGGCGCCCGGCGACATCGCCTTCAAG TCGAACTTTGCTACATTGGATGAGAGCTCAGGGGTTATCGTCAGCAGGAGGGCGGATCGGCATTTTGAGGAGGAAGGCCCTATCCTCTGCGCTGCGTTGGATGGGATGAAACTTCCGTCGTTTCCCGAATATGAAGTGAGAGTCAG GTATGCTACTGAGCACAGATGTGGCGTGGTTGTCAAAGGACCAAGGCTGAGTGGGAACATTTCTGGAACCGATCCGTTGAAGGACAGCCGCTTGCATCTTAAGGCTGAACCATTGGACGATTCAGAAGAAGCTAAAAACACGGCAGCTGTGGTCAATGAGCTTTCTAAGGAGATCACACGCATACTGGTTTGTCACCCCATCAATGCAAAGCGTGCAGCTGAGGGGAAGAACATTGCAAATGTTGTTTTGTTGCGAGGCTGTGGTATTAGGATTGAG GTACCTGCCTTTGAAACCAAGCATGGACTTGCACCATGCATGGTAGCTCCTACTAAAATCATAGCTGGCCTGGGGCTGTCACTGGGCATTGATATCCTTGAAGCACCTGGAGCAGCTGGAGATTATCGTACTCTCTTAACTTCTAAAGCTAAAGCTATAGCCAAGGCACTCTCTGCTCCTATGGGTACACCACCTCGCGTTTTTGTGCCTGGAGAGGAAGAATATAAAGCTGGAAGACAAAATGGATATGACTTTGGGTTCTTGCACATAAAG GCCATTGATGATGCTGGTCATGATAAGGCTGTCAAGTTAAAGATGCGTGGTCTAGAAGCTGTTGATCGAGCTATTGGTCAGCTTGCAAGGCTCCTTTGGGAAGCTGAAAAGGCTGGACACTACCAGTACTTTCTTTGTGTCACTGGAGACCATTCTACTCCTGTTGAGTATGGTGACCATAGCTTTGAGCCCGTCCCATTCGCAATATGCCGACTGAGAGATTATGTGGGAACCATTGGGGAGGATGATGTGATGAACACCCCTCTTGATGATTTCCCGCTCCCTTCAATAAAATCCGGAGAAGATTTAGCGGAGAACATAGAATTAACCGAGCGCAAGTCCTATCAGCTTAAAGCTTTCAGCGGTGATTCTGTGTGTGAATTCAATGAGATCGCTGCTGCGAGGGGCTGCCTTGGACGATTCCCTGGAAGTGAGATGATGTGCGTCATAAAAAAGTTTATCAAAGCGAAGAACGACTAA